One window of Chamaesiphon minutus PCC 6605 genomic DNA carries:
- a CDS encoding hydrocarbon binding protein (contains V4R domain), which yields MSTPISSRPQLGEFISIVCFKSVITGMEEALGEKATAISLIAAGRTRGKNLVQSLGLSNSSADFSTIAELLNRAVGSEGTRLTAVDKIVQVGDVVRVYCSETVCTANEPQGSDRKCTFTMGAIWGALSEITGKKLRGIHTESILRGGTHDVFEFTTFE from the coding sequence ATGTCAACTCCAATCTCCAGCCGTCCCCAATTAGGGGAATTTATCAGTATTGTTTGCTTCAAATCAGTAATTACTGGCATGGAAGAAGCTCTTGGCGAGAAAGCAACAGCGATCTCGTTGATTGCGGCTGGGCGCACGCGGGGCAAAAACTTAGTTCAATCCCTGGGCTTATCCAACTCTAGTGCAGATTTTAGTACTATTGCCGAGCTGTTAAATCGGGCAGTTGGTAGTGAGGGTACGCGTTTAACTGCTGTCGATAAAATCGTCCAAGTAGGTGATGTCGTGCGGGTATATTGCTCGGAAACCGTCTGTACTGCTAACGAACCGCAAGGTTCCGATCGCAAATGTACTTTTACCATGGGTGCTATTTGGGGTGCCTTGAGTGAAATTACAGGTAAAAAGTTACGCGGCATTCATACCGAATCCATCTTGCGTGGTGGCACTCATGATGTGTTTGAATTCACCACTTTTGAGTAA